The DNA sequence ACTGTTGAGGAGTACCCTCAGAGAAGTTTACCTTCCTGGAAGATAGTTGATTGCCGCTTTCGTCCATGATTCCAAAATAAAAGCTAAGGGGTTTTTGCAGCACTGTGCCTTCTGGCAGAACCAACTCCAGACGCAGCTCTATGTTCATGAATTCATTTTCCGCAAAGAGCTCTCTGTCACCGGGGCAAAGGAAAAACTCGCAGGGGTCAAAGGCTCTGACAAATATTGGCATATGGGCTATTTCTTCAAAGGCAAGGGCCATGTCTATGAATTCCTGACCATAGACCGGGCAAAGCAACGGGATGTCAGGGCATCTGTCCACGCCATTCATTATGCCGTCTCCATCGCGATCCTCGTCGCAATGGTCTCCAATACCGTCGTGGTCCATATCCTGCTGCCTGGGGTTGGACACGTGGATGCAGTTGTCACACAAGTCTCCAAGTCCGTCTCCATCTGAGTCTACCTGATCAGGGTTGGCTATTCTGGGGCAATTGTCCACGTTGTTGGGAATTCCATCCCCGTCCATGTCAGGATCACACGCATCACCTAGCCCATCCCCGTCTGTGTCAGTTTGGTCAGGATTGTAAGCCAGTGGACAATTGTCATGTATGTCCAAAATGCCATCTCTATCTGTATCCTGGCAGGCGTCTCCTATGCCGTTGGCATCCGAGTCTTCTTGTGCCGGATTGGAAACCAGGGGACAGTTGTCTGACTCGTTGGGGATCCCGTCGTTGTCTGCATCTGGATCACATGAATCGCCAAGACCATCACCATCTGTGTCCCTCTGAAGAGGGTTGAAAACCGTAGGACAGTTGTCTCTGCTGTCTGGAATTCCATCGTTGTCATCGTCAGGATCCAAGTTATCTTCGATTCCATCGCAATCCAGATCCGATGATATTGTGCCTACAGCAGCAAATGCGTTTCTTACTTGACAGCAATCGCTAGAGCGAATTCCATTTCTACCTATTAGTTCCGTGCAAGAGTCTACGAGATGGTGTGCCAAGTCCATGAAACTCTCGTTGGAGACCAATTTTTCTGTAATGGCCTTGTAGTATATGCTTCGCGATTTTTGCTCGCCGATTCCCGCAACAGTTATTCCACGGTGAGTGCCCCCCATGGTCATAAGATAGGCCGCCTTGTTGGGTATTCCACAATTGGTATGCACACCTCCAAGATCGCTCGTTGTTATCAGGTAGTTGACATAGCGATCAGGGTGCCCACAGCGAGGAGGGTCAGAGAGGTCCCTTATTGCTCCGCAAGGGCTGCCTGAACCCAACAAGGAGTCCTCTCCCATTAGCCAGTCATTGTCCACAGGCGTTTCTATGCTTCCAGGCCAACTGGCGGCGAAAACTCCCATCACATCTGCTATGTGCTCTGCAACGGCTCCACTTTCGTAACTGTATTCATAAGTTGCTTCCTTACGGTGGAAAGAGTGGCCCACCTCGTGACCTACCACATCCCTGGTGACCATGCCGCGGGAAAAGGCGTGGATGCTGCTGTACACGCATTGTATGGAGGCTGCCTGGGGGTTGGAGTTGGACATTTCTTCGAAATTCACATGGGAGTACATTTCGAATTCCTCCCCCTCCCCATCATATGAGTCTCGCTCCAAAGCATCTCTGTAAAATCTGTAAATATCTATCGTGGCCCGCCAAAGGCTCCAGTTTTCAGCATCCGGGGAGGCACAGCTCCATCCATCGGCACAGACGTTGTACCTGCAATCGCAGTGGGGCCAGGAGCAACAAAGTCCATCCTCATCAAAAAGGGCGTCGCTGTCGTCAAAAATCCAACAGTTAGTACTGCCATGGTCCAGAGCGTCTTCTATATCAATGTCTATGAAGTAGAGCCTGGGGCGGTGTAGAAGCACAGTGCCGTCACGTGCATCCACAAAGGCCTCAGCCAGTGCTCCTCCAGCCGAAGGGGCACTGAAGATTACCCTCCAGGCCAGCCTGGGGTCATGGGTTACGGTTTCGCACTGGGGACATCTTGGAGCCAAAAGCGCCATGTCCAGTATCCAAAGTTTGGGCGGTACTGGTTGCCAGAGATCTTGGAGGGTCTGCATTTTGTTCAACTTCATTACTATTTCTTGGGCTTCAAGGGCTGTCAAGACAGGCTCGGCAAGGTTGATGCCATATTCAGGGAGATATTTTCCAGAGAAACTCTTCAAGATGAGAGGCCCCCTGGTGGATGCCTTTATGACCATCTGTATCCAGGCTCCGTAAACAGGATAGCCTGCCAAGAACTGTTTGTAGGTGAGGGTCTTGAACTTCTTCTTACCTCCTCTTTTCACAAGGCGCATGTTTTCATGGGCCCCTGGCGCCCCTATCAGATCCGAATAATTCAGGAGAAACCCAGCGGCAAGTTCCTCGGGGGATGCGATCTTGGATAGTCCAAGGGTGCTGGCTGTGATGGAAAAATCCATCCTTCGGATTGCCCCTTGTTCTG is a window from the bacterium genome containing:
- a CDS encoding thrombospondin type 3 repeat-containing protein — encoded protein: MDFSITASTLGLSKIASPEELAAGFLLNYSDLIGAPGAHENMRLVKRGGKKKFKTLTYKQFLAGYPVYGAWIQMVIKASTRGPLILKSFSGKYLPEYGINLAEPVLTALEAQEIVMKLNKMQTLQDLWQPVPPKLWILDMALLAPRCPQCETVTHDPRLAWRVIFSAPSAGGALAEAFVDARDGTVLLHRPRLYFIDIDIEDALDHGSTNCWIFDDSDALFDEDGLCCSWPHCDCRYNVCADGWSCASPDAENWSLWRATIDIYRFYRDALERDSYDGEGEEFEMYSHVNFEEMSNSNPQAASIQCVYSSIHAFSRGMVTRDVVGHEVGHSFHRKEATYEYSYESGAVAEHIADVMGVFAASWPGSIETPVDNDWLMGEDSLLGSGSPCGAIRDLSDPPRCGHPDRYVNYLITTSDLGGVHTNCGIPNKAAYLMTMGGTHRGITVAGIGEQKSRSIYYKAITEKLVSNESFMDLAHHLVDSCTELIGRNGIRSSDCCQVRNAFAAVGTISSDLDCDGIEDNLDPDDDNDGIPDSRDNCPTVFNPLQRDTDGDGLGDSCDPDADNDGIPNESDNCPLVSNPAQEDSDANGIGDACQDTDRDGILDIHDNCPLAYNPDQTDTDGDGLGDACDPDMDGDGIPNNVDNCPRIANPDQVDSDGDGLGDLCDNCIHVSNPRQQDMDHDGIGDHCDEDRDGDGIMNGVDRCPDIPLLCPVYGQEFIDMALAFEEIAHMPIFVRAFDPCEFFLCPGDRELFAENEFMNIELRLELVLPEGTVLQKPLSFYFGIMDESGNQLSSRKVNFSEGTPQQSFTLSVKMLPSFTWDRIQPKGWQSPLEKSDDAARSSYFFTVAPITRGQNMISILKQANLLVTSKVQLGKKINVGGPCPKTVASWKANQSIWPLNSMILGTHTYEKSELMEILVSPIRKDASLELARELIAAKLNLGMGVSSQMIIEQIVWGDNQLSPFQNKLPYFIDKEIEMGKEMTQTAALLRSFNRGKLSSDCKKARRQGAVNSP